The proteins below are encoded in one region of Mangifera indica cultivar Alphonso chromosome 7, CATAS_Mindica_2.1, whole genome shotgun sequence:
- the LOC123220962 gene encoding histone-lysine N-methyltransferase family member SUVH9 yields MGSLVPFQDLNLLPSPLSPAAAATSTSAASALLTPKIEPNSEPLDQPIQTQQLQCPRNNSEPLFSSSTPVVSPNSENAPASQSSDQDKVYSEFFRISELFRSAFAKRLQQYDDVDVLDPDSRAIVPVNQEDQLSNAVPSPRPRPPKRSSQLVRVTDLNLEDERYFRDVVRRTRMVYDSLRIFAVDKDEKRRGESHMRRARGDLTASAVMKDRGLWLNRDKRIVGSIPGVQIGDLFFFRMELCVVGLHGQPQAGIDYLPGSQSSNGEPIATSVIVSGGYEDDEDAGDVIIYTGHGGQDKFNRQCEHQKLEGGNLALERSMHYGIEVRVIRGIKYERSLSSSNKVYVYDGLYKILDCWFDVGKSGFGVYKYKLVRIDGQPEMGSSILRFAESLRSKPLSVRPMGYLSLDISNNKENVPVLLFNDIDKDHDPLYYEYLTKTVFPPFVINQVSNGSGCDCVSGCTDGCFCALKNGGEFAYNGNGCLLRGKPVIFECGAFCKCPPNCRNRASQRGLRNRLEVFRSRETGWGVRSLDLIHAGAFICEYTGVVLTMEQAQIFAMNGDSLIYPSRFSARWTEWGDLSQIFSDYMCPSYPSIPPLDFAMDVSRMRNVACYISQSPTPNVMVQFVLYDHNNLMFPHLMLFAMENIPPLRELSLDYGVADEWTGKLAICN; encoded by the coding sequence ATGGGTTCTCTTGTTCCATTTCAAGACCTCAATCTGTTGCCGTCGCCACTTAGTCCCGCCGCTGCCGCCACCTCTACTTCCGCCGCTTCTGCGCTCCTAACCCCCAAAATCGAACCCAATTCCGAACCATTGGACCAACCCATCCAAACACAGCAGCTTCAATGCCCACGGAACAACTCTGAACCACTATTCTCCAGTTCTACCCCTGTGGTTTCCCCTAATTCCGAAAATGCCCCCGCCTCTCAGTCTTCCGATCAAGATAAGGTCTACTCCGAGTTCTTCCGAATCTCCGAGCTATTCCGCTCGGCTTTCGCTAAAAGATTACAACAATACGATGATGTCGATGTCTTGGACCCTGATTCTCGCGCTATTGTACCTGTAAACCAAGAAGACCAGCTCTCAAACGCGGTCCCTTCGCCGCGTCCAAGACCTCCGAAACGATCTTCGCAGCTCGTCCGTGTTACGGATTTGAACCTCGAAGATGAGAGGTACTTTCGTGATGTTGTGAGAAGAACAAGAATGGTTTATGATTCTTTGCGCATTTTCGCCGTTGATAAAGACGAGAAAAGAAGAGGAGAGAGTCACATGAGGCGGGCACGTGGCGATTTAACTGCTTCTGCAGTGATGAAAGATCGCGGCTTGTGGCTTAATCGCGATAAAAGAATCGTGGGGTCTATCCCTGGTGTTCAAATTGGTGATTTGTTCTTCTTTAGAATGGAATTGTGTGTTGTTGGATTACACGGTCAGCCTCAAGCAGGGATTGATTACTTGCCTGGCAGTCAGAGCTCGAATGGAGAGCCGATCGCAACAAGTGTCATTGTTTCAGGTGGTTATGAAGACGATGAAGATGCAGGGGATGTTATAATTTACACTGGGCATGGTGGgcaagataaatttaataggCAATGTGAACATCAGAAGTTGGAAGGAGGGAATCTTGCTTTGGAGAGGAGTATGCATTATGGGATTGAGGTAAGAGTCATAAGGGGCATTAAATATGAACGTAGTTTGAGTTCAAGTAACAAAGTGTATGTTTATGATGGTTTGTATAAGATTCTTGATTGTTGGTTTGATGTGGGTAAGTCCGGTTTTGGTGTTTACAAGTATAAACTAGTGAGAATTGATGGGCAACCGGAAATGGGTAGTTCGATTTTGAGGTTTGCTGAGAGTCTTAGAAGTAAGCCATTATCGGTGAGGCCAATGGGTTATCTTAGTCTAGACATATCCAATAATAAGGAGAATGTTCCGGTTCTTTTGTTTAATGATATTGATAAGGATCATGATCCTTTGTATTATGAGTATCTCACCAAAACTGTGTTTCCTCCATTTGTGATTAATCAAGTGAGTAATGGTTCTGGATGTGATTGTGTTTCGGGTTGTACCGATGGTTGCTTTTGTGctttgaagaatgggggtgagtTTGCTTATAATGGTAATGGTTGTCTCTTGAGAGGCAAGCCTGTAATATTTGAATGTGGGGCGTTTTGTAAGTGTCCACCAAATTGTCGAAACCGTGCTTCTCAAAGAGGGTTGAGAAATAGATTGGAAGTGTTTAGGTCTAGGGAGACAGGTTGGGGAGTTAGGTCTTTAGACTTGATACATGCTGGTGCTTTTATATGTGAATATACTGGGGTTGTTCTAACAATGGAGCAAGCACAGATTTTTGCCATGAATGGTGATAGTTTGATTTATCCAAGTCGCTTTTCTGCAAGATGGACAGAGTGGGGGGATTTGTCTCAGATATTTTCTGATTATATGTGTCCATCTTATCCCTCTATACCACCTCTGGATTTTGCAATGGATGTATCAAGAATGCGAAATGTTGCTTGTTATATTAGTCAAAGTCCAACTCCAAATGTGATGGTTCAGTTTGTGTTGTATGATCACAATAACTTGATGTTCCCCCACCTTATGCTTTTTGCAATGGAGAACATCCCTCCTTTGAGGGAGCTAAGTCTTGATTATGgggtggctgatgaatggacaGGGAAACTTGCTATTTGCAACTGA